One part of the Gossypium raimondii isolate GPD5lz chromosome 1, ASM2569854v1, whole genome shotgun sequence genome encodes these proteins:
- the LOC105783007 gene encoding uncharacterized protein LOC105783007: MKYVLVTGGVVSGLGKGVTASSIGLLLKSCGLRVTSIKIDPYLNTDAGTMSPFEHGEVFVLDDGGEVDLDLGNYERFLDITLTRENNITTGKIYQSVIDKERKGDYLGKTVQVVPHITDEIQEWIERAAMIPVDGKEGPADVCVIELGGTIGDIESMPFIEALGQFSYRVGTGNFCLVHVSLVPVLSVVGEQKTKPTQHSVRGLRGLGLTPNILACRSTKALDDNVKEKLSQFCHVPAENIVTLYDVPNIWHIPLLLRDQKAHEAILKGLNLLGIAREPDLTEWTARTKNYDMLHDPVKIAMVGKYVGLTDSYLSVLKALLHASVHHRKKLVVEWVEASHLEDITAEEDPNTFKAAWNHLKGADGILVPGGFGDRGVQGKILAAKYARESNVPFLGICLGMQIAVIEYARSVLGLHNANSIEFDPKTSNPCVIFMPEGSKTHMGGTMRLGTRRTYLKVPDCKSAKLYGDATFVDERHRHRYEVNPDMISELEAAGMSFVGRDESGRRMEIVELPSHPFFIGVQFHPEFKSRPGKPSALFSGLIAASCGELDELLNKSSHVSKVVGSGISNGKATYNGHQNGSYFNALNGSLNGVCVNGNGVHH; encoded by the exons atgaagtacGTGCTGGTTACAGGAGGTGTAGTGAGCGGCCTTGGGAAAGGGGTAACTGCCAGTAGCATCGGCCTTCTTCTCAAATCATGCGGCCTTCGTGTCACTTCCATTAAGAttg ATCCTTATCTTAACACCGATGCCGGTACAATGTCTCCTTTTGAGCATGGAGAGGTGTTTGTCCTTGATGATGGCGGCGAG GTGGACCTCGACCTTGGAAACTATGAGCGCTTTCTAGACATCACATTAACGCGTGAGAATAATATAACAACGGGAAAGATTTATCAG TCTGTTATTGACAAGGAGAGAAAGGGAGATTATCTTGGCAAGACTGTGCAG GTTGTTCCTCACATTACAGATGAAATCCAAGAGTGGATAGAACGTGCTGCAATGATACCAGTCGATGGAAAGGAAGGTCCTGCTGATGTTTGCGTCATTGAATTGGGTGGAACTATAG GGGATATTGAATCTATGCCATTTATTGAAGCCCTTGGTCAATTCTCATACCGTGTAG GCACTGGAAATTTCTGTTTGGTTCATGTCAGCCTTGTGCCTGTTCTCAGTGTTGTCGGTGAGCAG aAAACAAAGCCTACCCAGCATAGTGTTCGGGGACTTAGAGGACTTGGCTTGACCCCAAATATTCTTGCTTGCCGCAGTACAAAG GCACTTGATGACAATGTCAAGGAAAAACTCTCTCAGTTTTGCCATGTGCCG GCAGAAAATATTGTCACTCTTTATGATGTTCCAAATATCTGGCACATACCTTTACTATTGAGA GACCAAAAGGCACATGAAGCAATCTTGAAAGGACTGAACCTTCTAGG GATTGCAAGGGAACCTGACTTAACAGAGTGGACTGCTAGGACCAAAAATTATGACATGCTTCATGATCCT GTTAAAATTGCTATGGTTGGAAAATATGTTGGGCTTACAGATTCTTACTTATCCGTTTTAAAG GCACTTTTGCATGCATCAGTTCACCATCGCAAGAAGCTTGTTGTGGAGTGGGTTGAAGCAAGCCATCTAGAAGATATTACTGCTGAAGAG GATCCTAACACTTTCAAAGCAGCATGGAACCATTTGAAG GGTGCTGATGGTATCTTAGTTCCTGGTGGTTTTGGTGATAGGGGAGTGCAAGGGAAGATTCTTGCTGCAAAGTATGCTCGTGAAAGCAATGTTCCTTTCCTGGGCATTTGCCTCGGAATGCAGATAGCAGTCATAGAATATGCACGTTCTGTTTTAGGTTTGCATAATGCAAACAGTATAGAATTTGATCCTAAAACATCAAATCCTTGTGTCATATTTATGCCAGAG GGTTCAAAAACTCATATGGGAGGAACCATGCGTCTGGGAACAAGGAGGACTTATTTGAAGGTTCCTGACTGCAAATCTGCCAAGTT GTATGGTGATGCAACCTTTGTTGATGAACGGCATCGACATAGATATGAG GTCAATCCTGATATGATATCAGAACTTGAAGCAGCTGGTATGTCATTTGTTGGCAGAGATGAAAGTGGTAGGCGGATGGAG ATTGTTGAACTACCAAGCCATCCATTTTTTATTGGTGTTCAGTTCCATCCTGAATTCAAGTCCAGGCCAGGAAAACCGTCTGCACTTTTCTCAG GACTTATTGCAGCATCATGTGGGGAGTTGGATGAACTTCTAAACAAGTCTAGTCATGTCAGCAAAGTAGTGGGAAGTGGGATAAGTAATGGAAAAGCCACTTATAACGGTCATCAAAATGGGAGCTATTTCAATGCTTTGAACGGATCATTAAATGGTGTGTGCGTCAATGGCAACGGGGTGCACCATTAA